A genome region from Gossypium hirsutum isolate 1008001.06 chromosome A04, Gossypium_hirsutum_v2.1, whole genome shotgun sequence includes the following:
- the LOC107948874 gene encoding diaminopimelate epimerase, chloroplastic has protein sequence MTKTKMKNQLPFPIFDCKNATATLKTRRLKSNEETKSFMAIAAAIFLSLPPQIRRSPASIAAPFRSTSSLHFDSFRSNFSSLKNPNLRVSASSMSIGTPEKISTTSFLDRRESGFLHFVKYHGLGNDFILVDNRDSTEPRITPEQAVKLCDRNFGIGADGVIFAMPGVNGTDYTMRIFNSDGSEPEMCGNGVRCFARFIAELENLHGKQSFTVHTGAGLIVPEIQEDGKVKVDMGEPILKASDVPTKLPANKDQAAVKADINVDGVTWNVTCVSMGNPHCVTFGNRQSQNLTVDELNLAAIGPKFEHHEMFPARTNTEFVEVFSHEHLKMRVWERGAGATLACGTGACAVVVAAVLEGRAGRSCTVDLAGGPLDIEWKEEDNHVYMTGPAEVVFYGSVAV, from the exons ATGACAAAGACAAAAATGAAAAATCAGTTGCCCTTTCCAATTTTTGACTGCAAAAACGCCACCGCAACACTAAAAACCCGCCGTCTCAAATCAAACGAAGAAACCAAAAGCTTCATGGCCATCGCCGCCGCCATTTTCCTCTCCCTCCCGCCACAAATTCGCCGTTCACCCGCCTCCATCGCCGCCCCTTTTCGATCAACTTCTTCTCTTCATTTCGATTCTTTTCGTTCCAACTTTTCTtctcttaaaaaccctaaccttcgAGTCTCTGCATCTTCCATGAGCATCGGAACTCCAGAGAAAATCTCCACGACGTCGTTCCTTGACCGAAGGGAAAGTGGATTTCTTCACTTCGTTAAGTACCACGGCCTTGGGAACGATTTCATTTTG GTTGATAACAGGGACTCGACGGAACCGAGGATTACGCCGGAGCAAGCGGTGAAGTTGTGCGATAGGAACTTCGGTATCGGAGCTGATGGAGTGATTTTTGCGATGCCGGGAGTCAACGGTACCGATTATACTATGCGAATCTTCAACTCCGATGGCAGCGAGCCCGAG ATGTGTGGGAATGGGGTAAGGTGCTTTGCGAGATTCATTGCCGAACTTGAGAATTTACACGGGAAGCAAAG TTTTACTGTGCATACTGGTGCGGGATTAATTGTTCCCGAAATTCAAGAAGACGGAAAG GTTAAAGTTGATATGGGTGAACCAATTCTTAAAGCATCAGATGTTCCTACAAAGTTACCAGCAAATAAAGATCAAGCTGCTGTTAAAGCAGATATCAATGTAGATGGAGTAACTTGGAATGTGACTTGTGTTAGCATGGGAAATCCGCATTGTGTGACTTTTGGCAACAGACAAAGCCAG AATTTGACCGTTGATGAACTAAATTTAGCTGCAATTGGTCCTAAATTTGAGCATCATGAAATGTTCCCAGCTAGGACCAACACAG AATTTGTGGAAGTTTTTTCTCATGAACACTTGAAAATGCGTGTTTGGGAGCGTGGAGCAG GAGCAACACTGGCTTGTGGAACCGGAGCTTGTGCTGTGGTGGTTGCAGCTGTTCTCGAAGGACGTGCTGGGAGG AGTTGCACGGTGGATTTGGCCGGAGGTCCGTTAGATATTGAATGGAAGGAGGAAGACAATCATGTGTACATGACTGGCCCAGCCGAAGTAGTGTTTTACGGATCGGTTGCAGTGTGA